The following is a genomic window from Algiphilus sp..
AGCGAGGAGCGCCTCGGCCGCGTCAGCGAGATCGCCGGCGTCGGTGGCTGGGAGCTCGACTGCGAGACCGGCGCGCTCACCTGGTCCGACGAGACACACCGCATCCACGGTCTGCCCAAGGGTCGCTTCCCGCCCCTGGAGGAAGCGCTGGACTTCTACGAACCGGAAGCGCGCCCGGTGATTGCCGCGGCCGTCGAGCGCTGCCGGACCGAGGGCATCGGATACGATCTCGAACTGCCGTTCCGGCAGGCGGACGGCCGCCGGATCTGGGTCCGCGCGGTGGGCAACGCGGTGCACGAGAACGGGCGCATCAGCCGCCTCATCGGCGCCTTCCAGGACATCACCGAATCGCGCCGGCTGCGCACGAATCTGGCACACGAGCACGAGCTGCTGCGCGTCACCCTGGCGTCGATCGGCGACGGCGTGATCACCACCGATCCGCGCGGCCGCATCGAGTGGCTCAATCCGGTGGCCGAACGCATGACCGGCTGGACCAGCGCCGGCGCGCGGGGGCTACCGCTTCCCGAGGTCTTCTGCGTCGTCGACGAGGAGACCCGGGCGCCGGCACCCGATCCGGTGGAGGCGTGCCTGCGCGACCACGTCACCGTGGCGCTCCCGGAGCAGAGCGTGCTGATCTCGCGACACGGCAAGGAATACGGCATCGAGGATTCGGCCGCGCCCATCCGCGCCGACGATGGATCGACGCTGGGCGCCGTGCTCGTGTTCCACGACGTCACCGAGCAGCGGCATCTGGCCCGCGAGATGACCCATCGCGCCACGCACGACGCGCTCACCGGCCTGTGCAACCGCACCGAGTTCGAGAGCCGGCTGGAGCGCATGGTCCCCGATACCCGGGACAAGGGCACCGAGCACGCCCTCCTGTTCATCGATCTCGACGAATTCAAGATCGTCAACGACAGCTGCGGGCACACCGAGGGCGACCGGCTCCTGCAGCAGATCGCCGCACTGATCCGCGAGCAGCTGCGCCGCAGCGATCTCGTCGCCCGACCGGGTGGAGACGAATTCGGCATCATCCTGGACAACTGCGACCTCCAGCGTGCCCGCGGCATCGCCGAGACCGTCTGCGCCTGCATCGATGCGTTCCGTTTCGTGCACGGCGAGCGCAGCTTCCACGTCGGCTGCAGCGTCGGCCTCGTGGCGATCGACGGTCGCTGGGACTCGGGTGCCTCGGTCATGCAGGCGGCCGATGCTGCCTGCATGGCCGCCAAGGAATCGGGCCGCAACCGCGTCCACGTCTGGGCGGAGTCCGATGACGCCATGCGGGCCCGGCGCGGCGAGATGCAGTGGGCGACGCGCATCGAGCACGCCCTTGAGCACGATCGCTTCGCGCTCTACGCGCAGCGGATCGTGCCGCTGCGCCCGGCGCGCCACGAGGGCATCTCGGCGGAAGTACTGCTGCGCCTAAGGGACGAGGACGGCAGCATCATTCCACCGTCCGCCTTCATGCCCGCCGCGGAGCGCTTCCACATGGCGCCGCGCATCGACCGTCACGTGCTCGAGAAGGCGGTCTACTGGCTGGCCGGCTATCCGCATCGCGACCGCGTCTCCATGCTGTCGGTCAATCTGTCCGGGCGCTCGATCTGCGACCGCCGCTTCCGCAACTTCGCGGAGGCGCTGTTCGAGTTCGTCGACCCGGACGTGGCGCGCCGCATCTGCCTGGAGATCACCGAGACCACGGCACTGGGCAACCTGTCCACGGCGGCCGATTTCGTCGAGGATGTCCGCAGGCTCGGCGTACGGGTAGCGCTGGACGATTTCGGGTCCGGCACCGCGACCGTGGGCTACCTCAAGGCCATCCCCATCGACATCCTCAAGATCGCCGGCGAGTTCGTGCGCCGCCTGACCGACGACCCGCTCGATGCCGCGGCGGTGCGCGGTTTCGCCGAGGTCGCACGGGTGATGGGCGTGACCACCATCGCCGAGTCGGTGGAGCGCCCGCAGGAGGTCGAAGCGCTGCGCGAGATCGGCATCGACTGCATCCAGGGCTTCATCGAGCACCGTCCGGAACCGCTGGAAGCGCTCTTCGCCACGCAGGCCGGCCGGATCCCCGACGCCGCCTGAGCCGAGACCGGCCCACCGGCCCGGTCCGACCGCGACCCGCCTACCAGCGCAGGATGGGCAGCGGGTTCAGCGGATGGCGCAGAACCCACTTCAGCGACACCCGGGCGACGTGCCCGGGGTAGAACGCGCCGATCGGGAACGCGGCGTTCACCTCGCGGATGAAGGTCCCGGGCAATCCGAAGCGCAGCAGGTTGAACGAGACATCGCACCAGTCCGCGCGCCGCACCGGTTCCACCCAGTAGGCGTGCTCGGCGCGGTAGCGCGTGATCTTGTGATGCGACTCGATCATCAGCCGCATCGCCGGCTTCCAGTCGCTCCTGCCGATGGCGTCGAGATAGGCGCCGGCCTGATCGGCCGAGGGCCGCAGGTAGTCCAGGTTGTCGTCCGGCCAGGCCGCGAGATCGTGGAACACGGCGCAGATGGCGAGCTTGTCGTCGCTGTCGCCGGTCGGCTCGATCCACTGCCGCGCGAAGTTGAGGATGTGATAGGCGTGGCTGCGGTAGCCGCGGAACACGGCTTCCTGATCGTCGCCGCCGAAGATGGCACGACGCGCATCGAGCAGCTCGTCGATCAACGGATAGTCGCGGACGATGGCCTTCGGCCTGAGCGTGCCGGGGTGCGTAACCGGGGATTCGTCGCCGGAGGCGGCGACCATCGCCGCGCGCAGGCCATCCGGTGCATGCGCCGCGCAGCAGTGCCCGATGCCGCTCCGCGACGGGCTGGTCACTCCGGTCCGTGCCGCGTGCATGGTCATGGCCGACAGCCTCCGCGAAGGGTTGGTGCCGGTACGTTAACCGTGCGTCGCGCACCGAGGAAGCTGCAAGAATGCAAATTGGACTTGCATTCGTGCTG
Proteins encoded in this region:
- a CDS encoding EAL domain-containing protein, which codes for MSHAITDENERLKALRQLDILDSGTEAEFDTLARAAAEAMERPIALISLVDADRVWFKANLGFGDAREAPRDAAFCEHAIRQPGLFEVADARADARFRDNPFVRSDDGIRFYAGVPLTLSDGATVGTLCVIDRQPGRLTDAQRQILTLLGLAVTHALEGRRAKVALSRSEAALRAERTRLIHTLEGTRAGTWEWNVQTGETRFNERWAQFIGYTLDELAPVSIETWLGNAHPDDLGRSGELLNRHFTGEADFYECEARMRHRDGHWIWVLDRGRVVTWTDDGKPEWMFGTHIDITERKLREQALRASEERLGRVSEIAGVGGWELDCETGALTWSDETHRIHGLPKGRFPPLEEALDFYEPEARPVIAAAVERCRTEGIGYDLELPFRQADGRRIWVRAVGNAVHENGRISRLIGAFQDITESRRLRTNLAHEHELLRVTLASIGDGVITTDPRGRIEWLNPVAERMTGWTSAGARGLPLPEVFCVVDEETRAPAPDPVEACLRDHVTVALPEQSVLISRHGKEYGIEDSAAPIRADDGSTLGAVLVFHDVTEQRHLAREMTHRATHDALTGLCNRTEFESRLERMVPDTRDKGTEHALLFIDLDEFKIVNDSCGHTEGDRLLQQIAALIREQLRRSDLVARPGGDEFGIILDNCDLQRARGIAETVCACIDAFRFVHGERSFHVGCSVGLVAIDGRWDSGASVMQAADAACMAAKESGRNRVHVWAESDDAMRARRGEMQWATRIEHALEHDRFALYAQRIVPLRPARHEGISAEVLLRLRDEDGSIIPPSAFMPAAERFHMAPRIDRHVLEKAVYWLAGYPHRDRVSMLSVNLSGRSICDRRFRNFAEALFEFVDPDVARRICLEITETTALGNLSTAADFVEDVRRLGVRVALDDFGSGTATVGYLKAIPIDILKIAGEFVRRLTDDPLDAAAVRGFAEVARVMGVTTIAESVERPQEVEALREIGIDCIQGFIEHRPEPLEALFATQAGRIPDAA